In the Sander lucioperca isolate FBNREF2018 chromosome 24, SLUC_FBN_1.2, whole genome shotgun sequence genome, TTTGATTTGCCAAAATCATCCCTGCTTTCTAGCATTTGATTGGTGCAAagcttgtttattttatttttttttatttgttaaattatcaGATAAGGACCCAAAATAGAGCCAGCCTGAAATATTTTCTGCTCTCTACACCAGTTGTTGTCAACCTTTTTGGCTAGCAAAATCCTTAAAGTGGAGCAGTGTCCCCTCATGACTcatttgattgatttgattgaaAAGCCAAAAGTACCCAGTATTTCACAGAAAACAAGCACAGAAAAGTGTAACCATTGATATCAAAACTCCCTTAAGGGTCATCTCAACTGAATAATTTGACTTTATCATGACTCATGCACCCTCACCTGTTTCTCTCTCAGAGTAGTTTAAGGCGTctgtagagacacacacacagttcattgGATCCCATAATGACCCGGAGGCACAGGGAACTTCGGGTGGGGAACACCTGCACAGACGCACATATTCTAAATGCATGTATACCAGATAAATGACTCAGAAAAgtttgtaaacacacacacacacacgcgtcaCTCCTCACTCTCACTCACAGGTGATCTGATGCAGCTCGTCTTATGATGGAGTGGAGCGGCCGCTTGGAGAGGCATTCGCACGAAGTGTGGTTGACGAAGGATACCATGACGACGGAGCGATCCATCCTGGGCGGGGACAGTTCCATCAACTGGCAGGAGGAAAGATGAAagttagaggtgtgtgtgtgtgtgtgtgtgtgtgtgtgtgtgtgtgtgtgtgtgtgtgtgtgcaaaactaatttgtgtaAGCCATTTTATTTcccttctcttttcttcttcttctgatgCTGCTTTCATTACAATATTGCTGGTTGTGACTGTGCAGAGGTTGATGTAATGATATGCAAGATtgtgcaactgtgtgtgtgtgtgtgtgtgtgtgtgtgtattggatTGACTTGATGTCCAGTTGTAGCCAAAGGGTGTCCCACTGCAGTAGGGCGGGCTGTAATACTGTCAGTGGTATACTTGTTACACAACTGGATCTTTCCTGAGGCAGTTCGAAATGTGAGAGCAGAAAATACCAACACAATCGTGTAATGTGAGCCAGTGTTGGAAAAACTCAAGTGCTAAGAAGTGTCTGACATGGACGTAAACAGGGCAGATACAAGAGAGAATCCAGCTGTGCCACTTACAGTCTTGTTGACGAGCGTGTGACTTGTGTTCGTGCAGTAATAGGCCTCGTTGGTGCAGCACCCTCCGCACCGATGCAGCGCCACACAGCGAGGGAGGTAGAACTGACTGGTGGATTCTGGGTATTCTTTGGCGACCTCAACACACACCTCTCTGGGCTGGCATGAGGTCCGCTGGATCTCCTCTAAGATGACTGAAAACAAATGTGATTTAGTAACTGAATCTGAATACAAGAGAGCTTTTAGGTCTTAATTGATCTGTAATTAGGAAATCATCAACCAATAATGtatcttattttcattttccagtCTTCTGTCCAACTTGGCTTTTATTTATTGCATTTACCACCTAGTTTTGTGTGTCTCCAGAAATCTGTCTGGCAGTCCACTCTTGGGTTTAAAGCAAGGCTGCCCAATTTGGGGCCTGCGGGCCAAGTTTGGGCCCGTGCTCCCTTTGTTATTACCCGCCACGGCatttgacatgctcatgcttattGTCCTATTTTTAAAAGTGCTGGTAAATTCTAACTTTATTGACTACGAAACCTACATTTTGTGCAACTAAAaagtactttactttactttagttTTACGGCAACGTAAAGCACAGTGTTGTTTAACAGTGCTGTTAAACTTCCTTATTAAACTTGTCCACGGAGAATTACAAGAATTAGGATACTCTCCCCGCTCTCCCTCACGTGCTGTGAGCCGTGCTCACTTCACTGGCTTTGAGTAagccaacattttattttagatttagaATGTTCACTTTCTATcaaatataatacatttttacataacGTCATCAACGTTTATTTTTGGCCCATGGCCTTTCATCCAGATACATAtttggcccttcatatgaaagaatttgggcaccCATAAAGAGGCTATCATTACAAAGTTTGGATTTTTGGTTTTTGGAAGTGATCTGGTACTATATACGCTTTCACAAATTAAAGTATTAATTATCTTATCTGAGAAACCACTAGTTTGTGGCAACTAAATTCACTGTACAGTACTTGTTTGTGAAGTATCGCAATGTTTACCTCCCAAAGTCCTGTCCATTTTGAAAAGAGCCTCCTCCCTCGGCTGACCCCACAGGTCCTCATCGTTAGAGTGGACAAAAGGGTTTGCTGAGGCGGTAGGAAAAGAGGGGGAAGAGGAGGCGTGCCATGATTTCTTCGTCAGGCAGTGCTGAAGCAAATTGTATTCGGGGTATAGAAGCTGTAATAGCTGATCCACACTCGTCACTGACTCCAAACTGGCCTGGTGATCTGACAATACTGGAGCCTGGAAGACAGGAAAGAATCATATAGACAAATGGGACTTTAATGACACAATATTTCTTCAGCTAAAATACACTTTTAGTTCTTCACGTGTTGATAGAAAGCGTTGTATTCGTAGACAACATCCCTAAGACGGGGAAAAACAGGAGTTAAGGAGATGATAAAAtctaaaaagtcttaaaaactGGCATTTAAGTCACAAATTTCAGGCCCAATATACTGCTTGTGGTTATTAAATATAATAGACATAAAAAAATGCAATACTCtttatattttgaaatattaGAATTGGGTAAGTGATTTGTTTGCGAGTCATGTTATTTGGAGGAAAACTATTAGATACTGTTGAATTAACAGTGTAAGCTTCGCTGGTTTGAGCTGGATAAACAGTAAATACCTCAGCTACCAATGTGTTGTAACATGTTGCTGTTGGCTACTGTTGGTTATTGTGGGTACGTATGTCCTCTCctcacccccacacacacacacacacacacacacacacacacacacacacacacacacacacacacacattgttgcaTTCGAGTTCTCAAGGAAGCTGCAAAGTCGGCGTTTTCTTTATGCCTTAGTATTGCTTTTCTTGCTGTTTCTGGTGGTTCCCTTGTATAGCTTTCAGACTGCTATACACTTTAAACAATCTCACCTAAGGCAATGTGATAAAATTGGAAAATAcctgccctgcagtgcccttgAACAAGACGCTGTAATCTGAGCAAGTTTACCAATGAGGTTACATTTTTGTCCTGCATCTGAAAGTCCTTTTGGTTGCTTTATCAATGCAATTCATTTCTTTCTACTACCCTTCCTTAATGTGCCCTCCATGACTTAGGAGTCTCCTACGTAAGAGCTTCAGTGGAGTCGTTAAATGCAGCATTAGGCCTGCTTAAATCACATCCATGGCTTAAATGGACCAAACAGACTGGATCTTGTCAGCTCAGCTAACAcccacattattatttttattattattattgttgtacaTAGAGGGCTTTATGTGGTTGACCAGGTCTATGCAGGAAATCTAGAAAGTTTACAGTAGCTCTATAAAACATTCCTGCTGTGAGTCATTGCCATAATGATTTTTCTGCCGTCATGATAGATGACTCTGTTCCGCTCCGTAGAGATACAGTAGATGAAAGAAAAAACTGACGGGCTGCTGTATCATCTTGTGGGGACTAGATGTCAGCTGGGAGTCGGAAGAGTGTCACATATATATTCTTCCTCCGGGGAGTGAGCGTGGTTGTTTACTTTCCCAGGCTGAGAGGGAACAGACTGGTACAGCTGGCATTACCTAAACAGAAACCAGATCTCCGATGTTATCAGTCTATccatttatctctctctctctctctctgtctctctctctgtctacctCCCGTCTTTTTCTGGTTTCTTTCTAGCCATCTCATATATCTCAACATATGTGTAACCTGTGACATCAAATATGGAATTATTTATCAACTTTTACAATTCTTCCAAaacaagagtttttttttttgtttttttttttaaacataataaTATTGAATACAAGACTAAGAGGCTACAGCcatgctctgtgaggctgtacagtGGTgctttaaagggatagtttggattttttgaagtggggttgtatgaggtacttatccatagtcagtgtattacatacagtagatggcggtcagcACGCCCCCAATTTTgaagaagcaggcaggaggatAGGCACAGAAattaagcaatgtactgctgtggatgggggcaacagcaaaaatgtattttagacaCTTAAAAAAGGCCCACCTAAAAGAATATATATCAGTtaaagtgtacgctatatttaaaatcttttcacagctttaccttgctgtcaaaGCACCTTGTTTAAGTGTACACAGggggaactgaagctgttatGTATACTCTcgtcaaagccaccagactccattgacaaaaacagtaattttacctcgcagaacacaggGGTTGCTGGCCTACCGCTGCCTTGATCGGTTAGTTTGTTCGTTAGTTTTGTTAGCGCCTAACCCTTTTATAACACAAAAATCACACAATAGAACACACAAACTAACTGATCTAagcagcggtagaccagcaactctgGTGTTCTGTGAGGTagaatgtttgttgtttttgtcaatggAGTCTGGACTTTGACAAGAGCATAGATaatggcttcagttccccgtcggaAAGAGCTGTCTGATGGCAAGGTTgagaaattgattttttttaggtgggcctttttttaggataaaaatattataaataaaatatattcagctgctgcccccatccacagcagtacattgcttagctttcGTGCTGGgactcctgcctgcctgcttctccaaactgggggcgtgccgaccGCCTTCTACTTatgtaatacactgactatgtaAAAGttataagtacctcatacaaccccacttcaaaatatccTAAGCTACaagctaacatcagcatgcttacaatgacaatgctaacatgcatgtttagcaggtataatgtttccCATgctcaccatcttagtttagcatttcagcatgctaacatttgcagctgaggctgatggaaatGCCATTACCCTTAGTGTTAAGTAGAGGCTACAATTGCCAATTTTTCTTTACTTGTAGCATTACTGATTTACACGCATCATTTCTGCAGGTGTATCTTTTTTTTGGCCAGTTTTTAGTATTTAAGCTCAGACAATTTAACACTCAAACCTCCATAACACTGTCAGACATGACAGTGACACAATCTCTCGATAATTTTGATGGACAGTTGTAATTAATAATTGGAGGATGGATGATTTTCTCTTATTCTTTTCTTTCAAGGTCTTTCCAGATTTCCCCTTTTTCttttggtctctctctctctctctctctctctctctctctctctccccctctccctctctctctctctctcctttggGATGTTAAGTGATTACATGACATGAGGTCATTGCTGTGGGACTATGAGGTCATAATGGACGAATGACCAATGCTCTTGGGTTCAGCATGCAATACTGctggcacacagacacacacccatgcaTTCGTCACTCACCCTTTCCTCCAGtttaaacatgttatgtctgaaGCCAACGTTACGTTCAAACAcacaattttattttgtctttttttttttaaacaattgatAACTGGCTAGTCGCATCAAAATATGTGTTTTGGGATTCCTTCATTCAATTCCACGACTATTGTATTACTTAAGATCTCTTCCAGCGCATTTGGACACAATCCCTTGTAGTAAACTATTTTAACATCAATAAATGACAGAGGAAGTATCATAAATCACTGCTATTAGAGACATTTTTGACAAGGAGGAAGCTTTTACCTCAACCCCAGGGACCCTTCCACAGAAGAACACCAAACACTTTCCTGGTTGGCGGGTAAACAGCGTTTACAGTAAAGTAGACATTTGAAACCAAAGCAGTTGATGGGTTTTACACAGAATTGTGCTCATAGTATTGTCTGAAATGACATCACAGAAACAAGCTTTGGAAACATGTTTGGCACTATGTAAAGAAATTGACGTTTCACGGTTTCATGTAAGGTAAAGGAAGTGGATTTATAAGCTGGGGCTTAAATTAGACTCCCTTTAATTGGTTTAGGGGTAAATTCAATTGATTGCATTAAAGCCTTTGGATAATTACTACTACTAGGAGTGTTTTGCCAGGTAATTGAGTTCATTTTAACAATGATAATatacattattaaaacaaatatttaagGAAAAGCCAACATAAAGCGCCTTGAGATGATTGAATGAACACATTACACAAAGGTGGTTAGACTTGTGAGTttatctaagctgtcctgtccgCTGGTCATCTCACAACTACATGCCTTTTCTGGATGAAAATCATGTCCTTCCGTCACAGCAGTCACAGCCCTTTAGACCTGCACTCTTTCTAAGTCTGTCCAAGGCTTTTGATACTGTTGATCATAATATTGAGCTAAATAAGCTTTTTATTGGTTTTGATGATTCTTACAACTGGTTCAAATCATATCTTTCTGGTTTGGGCTGTTGGTGCCGATAGTTTCAAATCAAGTCCCCTACGTTGTTGGTAAAGGCGTTCCACAAGGATCAGTGTACTGTTTTTGACTGAATGTCAATTTTTATGCTGACGATACCATCTTGTATGCTATCAGCTCAATCGCAAAACAGGTTACAGTCTGCCTTTGATCATCTCCACACCTCTTTTATCAATTCAGAATTCAAAATGTTTGCGTTTCACACGAGCACAGAGCTTGGATATTCCTTCTCCGATGCATACTCTTGTAAATCTAATGTATACATTACAGCATTATAAAAACACCTTgcttaaaagcaaaaaaaatctaattggaTTCTTGTACCGGAACAAAATAGCAAACCCATCATAAAATCTTCTCTACACTGGATTATAGTTGTATACACATCTTGTGTTTGTCAAGTCTCTCTGTTAAAAGAGCTCTTGATCTAACCCCCAATAATGAGACTTCCAGAGTAAACAGAGCTTTACTAACAGCATTATCCCAATAGATATTCTCTCATTTGGTGTTTCGATGATGGTTGTCTAACACACTGCTCTAAAATCTCCCATAAGTGTTCAAATTGTTTCAGATTTGGTATAGGCCAAAGTGTATGATTgaaatcttttttctttttacggCAGCATCTGAATTTACTATCTTTCTCCACACATTTATTCAgatttatttcctttcatttgtcacGCGTACTGTATGTAATCCATGGTAGACGCTTATTTACAAGCTGTAGAAGTTAGTGAAACTTCTCAGTAGATtggtttaagaaaaaaaaaaaaaaagagtttttacACACTAAATTGTAAAGAAATGCAATGTCTCACCTCGGTGCCCATGTCTCCAGTTTGGTAATAGTCCGTATAGTCTTGTCCTGAGCACAAATTGCTGATATTAAGAATCCATAGGAGCAAAGCTGGTATCCACATAGTgaggaggtggagaggagaggagataccagggcagaggaggaggaagttaGTGAATCTAAAGCTGGATGTAAAgtgaaagaaaggaaggaggagaggaggaaaaggaggagcaggagggtATCACAGACTCGGCAGGTATCTCTTTGCTCCTCTCTTCATTCTATCCTGGGACGAAGTTGCTCTTCCGGCGCAGGTTGTTTGAATTTGGGAAACCAGCTGAATAAAACATGATGAGGGAATCGTCTCCTCTTCTTCGCGTCAAACACAGctcctgttttcttttttcctttcacTTCATTGGAAGTCTTTCCTCCTGTCTTGCTGCATTTCCATTCTCACTGTTGTTTTATTTGATGATGATATTTGGTGTCTTGTTTGCCTTATGTCTCCAACCTGATTAGTTTATTTGCTGACGCTCCCTTTTTTCTTTCCAGCCTTGGCTGTGTTGTCAGTCTCTTCTCCTTCGCCCTTCACACTTGTGCACCTTCTCACTTTCTTTATCTATATTATCTCCCCACACAACAGCTGcgctcttccctccctctctcagaTTATCCCTGCCTCTTTATCTGTCTCTTGTTTCTTCCTCAGGAACCTTCGGGGCAAAGCTCTGTCTGTCTTCCCTCTGGacttttttgccgttttctAAATCTGTCACAACTTTTTCTGTCAGGCTGCCTGATCCTTGGAAAAGcatcaaagagagagaaaaaagagagaagagctTATTCCAAATCCCTGTTTCCAAAtggagttaaaaaaaaggaaagaaaagaaaaagaaagtaggtttttaaaaaaaagtgtccaaCTTTTGGTATTAAGTTCTTGTCCAAACAGAGTGAATGTGCATCCTGCTCATAGACATCCTGGTGGAGTGAATGAGAAAAAATACACAAGAATGGAAGGATTGTATCTTGTGGGCGGAGTGAAGGATTTGAGAGAGATGATTCGTGCGTTATAGCTGATTGAACTGGCACACTTCTATTTTTCCCCAGAAATTGCAGGCTTTACAGTCTGCAGAAGCAGGCAGCGCCTTGGCACTGATACATTTCCTCTTAACACAAGCCATCACTTTTTATGTGATTTAAATTCACTTGGAATGGCTATTTTTGCTCTTTATAGCTTTTTCAAAAATACATTCTCTCAGGCACAAAAAGAGGTTCAACCAAAATCAGATAATCCTCACATGTTCCTTATCACTCTTCGTCTTTGTCCTTCCGTCTTTGTAATTTCTCGTCATGGGAGCAGCTGCCGCTGAGACTTTAaaaatgcgtgtgtgtgtgtgtgtgttcagtagcAGCCAGCGGTGATGAATGTGCGAGTTGCTTAACTGCAGCTCTAAGtgccttttttatgaccttttctgtgtttctctctctctgctgtttctGCTTCACGTCAGCTGTTGCCAATTCCTGCTGGTTTCTCTTCAACACAGTAAGCACTATTTCAATGTCAAGACTGGTTTCTGTGCGAGAGAGAGGGACGGAAATAAAACCACAAAATTGGGTCTCACACCTGCAGCTCCAAACACCCTTTCTGTCCCTACTCCTTCACActttctccctccccctctcacctctTCTCTTGTTCTTTCTCCCTCTGGTTTTGCCGTTCAAGGTCCTAAAAATGGCAAACTTTACATACCTCTTTAACTCTATTACCCCCAAGGCTGTaggcatgtgtgtctgtgtgtgtctgtgtgtgtcatgaaggatgaggaggagaagggGAGGGCAAGGAAAGgtgagcagcagcagaagctTTGTCTAAAttatatctttctttttttttttcccctctctcagGGCGAAGCAGTTACCGAcaactgtaaaataaattatggggaagatggacagacagacagacagacgagagaagaaggagaggagacaggaggctGACGACAAGGAAGGAGAAAGAGGTGTGTCTGGGAAACGCTCGAATGAGAAAACATCCGATTTTTGGGCCAGTCACTGCCAGCCTTTTCAAGGATTAAAGAcgcacacccccacacacacacacacatgcacacacacggtGGCAAGTGTCTGCTTGCAGTACGCTTTATGTGTTGAAATCTGTCGACCAAATTCCACATTCCAGTCATTGCTTTCCCCACTTCAACATGTGAGCTTGGAGCAAAGatttaagagagagagagagagagagagagagagagagagagagagagattgttaaaaaaggaaacaaaaggaaaCCAAATCACCTGCTTCAAAGTGCACTTTAAATATGTATGAGATGACATTCTCTTTGTCTACGTCTGTTTCCTTGGGGGGCAAAGGGTAAGGTAAATTTAAACCTCTATGATAAAATATGTAATGATCACGATCCTCCCCAGAGGCTGACAACAAACCAAATGCAACTAGAAACGTCATGTCAAGTGAAAAATGATtgaaaaaatacttttcttcCCATTACGTTGCTTATCTTCTGTATCATCTTGGGTGGTCCTCACTCTCAGGCCTACAGTGCGTTTATTTTCAAATGATTCTGTCACACACTAATTACCACGTACAACTGCTTCTCATACAGGTGCACATCTTAGAAAATGTGGGCCTTTATGTTTTCATAGCGGTCCTATTACGATGCTTTgaaaaactgaaagaaatctAGTCAAAGTtgttccgttttttttttaacagcgaTAACTGCTCTACGTCACAGGAATGAGCTGGGTTTGTGAAATAGCTGCCATGCTATGCCACAGATGAACTTTGTGAACCTGCTCAAAAACAAACTAATCTGAGAGTGGCTGCTCTTACAGTTTAAATATATgaattttagttgttttttttagtttatttgaatatatatttcaaaaCATTATGAAGGCTCATATCAGATTTTACTCAGAATAAGTAAATTATAGAAACGTTTGTGTCGAATCGTCTCAAGAAAGGGAAACTAAACACTTGCACTAATTATAGGTGGTTTATGACAACTAGGAACTTAACTGTTTCTGAATAGTAAAAATCCATTGGAACTACCCACCAACACCAATTTATATGTCTGAAGTGGAAAGTGAGAACTTCTCTCTGAGCTCCAGGTGCCACGTAGATCTGAGATGttctacaaatacaaaaacttGAGAAACCATACTGCTGCAATGTTAATAACACTTAGTATCATTGTTATTATCGCTATCGTTGCTCTCTGAAACAGataaacttttatttatttttttatatttctgagtGCCCACATTTCCCTCATCCAATCACTATCCCAACATCAGCCAAATAAAtgaatttttattttgatattttatttattttatactgtatcaCCCTAAAACTACAGGCTCTGAAGGTACTTAACCAAGCGATTTCAGGTTTTGAACTATATCCCGAACAACGCTTACTTAATTtctcaatgaaaaaaaaacaaaatttaagAACCAACTGCTTTCGAAAATATATTcaattatattttaaacaaataatatCACAGCCAGCAAACGTCCATTTAAAGGCGACGAGGCAAACACCAACACAAGTAATATA is a window encoding:
- the LOC116044691 gene encoding vascular endothelial growth factor C-like, translated to MWIPALLLWILNISNLCSGQDYTDYYQTGDMGTEAPVLSDHQASLESVTSVDQLLQLLYPEYNLLQHCLTKKSWHASSSPSFPTASANPFVHSNDEDLWGQPREEALFKMDRTLGVILEEIQRTSCQPREVCVEVAKEYPESTSQFYLPRCVALHRCGGCCTNEAYYCTNTSHTLVNKTLMELSPPRMDRSVVMVSFVNHTSCECLSKRPLHSIIRRAASDHLCSPPEVPCASGSLWDPMNCVCVSTDALNYSERETEALDSGLLALCGPNRILYESTCECVCRNGLTEDSCDPGWKLDHNTCECQCEGQGEGKWCPTGQRWDEELCGCVCAAECPGNQPLNPDTCLCQCRESPQSCLRQGKRFNPNSCSCYRLPCRKPRRVCQADFYYSHQVCQCIPNYLRPKWN